The DNA region CGGGAAGTACCGTATTGAGGGCAAGGAGTACCTCGTCCGGGACGGGGACGTGGTGTTTTTCAAGTTCAATGTGTGAGGGAGGTATCCCATGGTCAATTCTTTATCCTTGCAGAAGTATTCTCTGTTCGGCGGTCTTCTGGAGGACCAGATCAACCAGATCATTCCCCTGATGGAACAGGAGAGCTACGAGGCCGGGGGCGACATCATTGTCGAGGGCGCCCCTAACGACCGGATCCGGTTTATCCTGGAGGGCCGGGTGGCGGTGGTCAAGGAGAGCCTGATCCTGTCGGAATTCAAGGAAGGCGATGCCTTTGGCGAAATGGAAGTGCTTGATGTGATGCCATCGGTGGCAACCATAAAGGCCCTTACCCCGACCAAGGTTATGTCAATTTCCAACCGGGCCCTGCGGGAAATCTACAAGCTGGACCTAAAGGCCTTTGCCCTGATACTGATGAACCTGTCCCGGGACCTGTCCCGGCGGCTCCGGCACATGGACGAGCGGGCCGCCGATGGGAAGTCCCGGCCCATCGATTAGCAACTAGGCTATTGCATGGGGAAGGGAAGAACGGAGTCGATGGTTGATCTGCCGGTGAGGGCCATGATCAGCCGATCCAGCCCCAGGGCCACGCCGGAGCATGGGGGAAAACCTTTGGTTTTCCCCTTGGAGAAGCCTTCGGCTTCTCCGGGCTGGGAGGGGTTGCCCTTGGATGGGTCTGCGGCTTCTCTGGGCTGGAAGAGCTTCCAGTAGTCCCGGTCGCTTGCATGGGGGACCAGGGCGGTCTTTGCCTTGAGCGCCCCTTCCCGTTCAAAGTATCGGCGAATCTCCTCAGGGTCGGTTTCCTCGGAATAGCAGTTCGCCAGTTCAATCCCCTGTACATACAGCTCCCAGCGCTCCACCGTTTTGCCATCCGGCCGCTTTTGGGCCAGGCAGGGGACAAAGGCGGGGTAATCCATCAGCGCCACAGCTCTGTCCCTCGGCAGGGAGGGTTCCACGGCATGGATAAAAATCAGATCGTAGAGCGCCGCCGTGTCCAGGTCCGGGGTCGGGTCCAGACCCAGTTTCCGGGCCTCTGCGCCCAGGGTCCCCCCTTCGGC from Treponema primitia ZAS-2 includes:
- a CDS encoding EF-P lysine aminoacylase GenX; translated protein: MDIELLWERARIIREVRAFFDKRNYLEADTPLLAPDLIPETCLEVFETAYLAPENSRVRKTKPYWLIPSPEIWMKRLIARHRTSLYQICKCFRNGESTGRLHSPEFTMLEYYTMDAGYEDSLRITEELFARLLGTETAEGQSPLRPPFLHITMEEAFTRWAGFSLFEAAEGGTLGAEARKLGLDPTPDLDTAALYDLIFIHAVEPSLPRDRAVALMDYPAFVPCLAQKRPDGKTVERWELYVQGIELANCYSEETDPEEIRRYFEREGALKAKTALVPHASDRDYWKLFQPREAADPSKGNPSQPGEAEGFSKGKTKGFPPCSGVALGLDRLIMALTGRSTIDSVLPFPMQ
- a CDS encoding cyclic nucleotide-binding domain-containing protein yields the protein MVNSLSLQKYSLFGGLLEDQINQIIPLMEQESYEAGGDIIVEGAPNDRIRFILEGRVAVVKESLILSEFKEGDAFGEMEVLDVMPSVATIKALTPTKVMSISNRALREIYKLDLKAFALILMNLSRDLSRRLRHMDERAADGKSRPID